From Theileria orientalis strain Shintoku DNA, chromosome 4, complete genome, the proteins below share one genomic window:
- a CDS encoding RNA polymerases I and III subunit, whose translation MDKVDYKSPNITFSIENEDHTLGNTLRAVLVERDDVIFAGYSVPHPMEPEMNVRIQTTEEEEISLLEYFLQLSFHTTELHITNSWTFCDKNELDTFNSESKQKFGGSILSLWMDMNKMEPPQSFENSVSSGLLTVDYTNQLFEYGTIAPPSGFQGINPNLAHDSLKLLGNPTGTFRMLLFKVAMGRVYNYTQDSNNLHDAFLKIKIPNGFNTMEFVTNTDLKRFNTLYRVSDPEQVFLYAAVEFEFTPLRVQVPDAVCDMCESAMAKWYCHSDRAHFCTDCDMKQHGSTRIFSRHIRVPSSKSPNQFGLCEHHPTEVVDMVCLKVPSPTKHCSCLLCNNCILFGKHSKPSFFDHPLMSTLDTYELSLEKNSDSDEKLKSRRDEISDKIKNCHNSTSQIYANSKGVENKIDYCKKMLLQQLDEMKKKKMNYLNSIEREVTTQLNLIQWMQNFLHHIMLSLEPCKFIQFKAKYDLLVKKYFTKNLKNYLEFPVWMNKRLVLVGETKITSSPIGKLSQMFSSNSSVKPEEKLESQKLDLASSSNEKLVDWTPLNVFDDLNETVGRMSWRDLKGHSGEDHKSSSTAYSETSEYAPISTVQSNSNELDVVYSSTKLWHYLSDLKMGTSIQLLKLVEVHERSALVKHVFCMANYFEQLQQLFTHVSNVRFYSNILVLIRAHLLSYEMGGLVNDFGYCVLLRSSGLLSDVLSFLFCSNFTTEDNLDFLKQMTLPVENYFNMYLKSVCNSTPSDATSQDSFDPSLKEHVGNCMVEIVAKLVSLDVISFPTSFQYVFYALADLFRKLKSHYRCYVVADFLFSVLSNYLLRYPNYYSMGNLLNSNGAGSNVTNNADDSLNNATNMTGENEMFNNLKSFTRELSFKFARAAIVVWELDSLTLTDSEELRQSEKVYDWAEKMLTKPRLKCSLQLRTPTSEELEESRRYVLSQASRFEKRLNSGQVDISYKYASELTSKYNFFHLFKMASQIPI comes from the exons ATGGATAAAGTCGACTATAAATCACCTAACATAACCTTCTCTATCGAAAATGAGGATCATACACTAGGAAATACCTTAAGGGCAGTTTTAGTTGAACGTGACGACGTAATATTTGCTGGATATTCAGTACCTCATCCAATGGAGCCAGAAATGAACGTAAGGATCCAAACAACCG aagaagaggaaataTCACTCTTGGAATACTTCTTACAGCTTTCTTTTCATACCACAGAGCTACACATTACAAATTCATGGACTTTTTGCGATAAGAATGAATTAGACACATTTAATTCTGAATCTAAACAg AAATTTGGAGGATCCATTCTATCACTCTGGATGGATATGAATAAGATGGAGCCGCCCCAATCGTTTGAAAACTCTGTGTCATCTGGTTTACTGACTGTTGATTATACAAACCAGCTATTTGAGTATGGTACGATAGCTCCTCCATCTGGATTTCAAGGTATAAACCCCAATTTAGCCCATGATTCATTGAAACTATTAGGAAATCCAACTGGGACTTTCAGGATGCTCCTGTTCAAGGTGGCAATGGGAAGAGTTTACAATTACACTCAAGATTCTAACAACTTGCATG aCGCTTTTCTCAAGATTAAGATTCCAAACGGTTTCAACACCATGGAGTTTGTCACAAACACTGATTTAAAAAGGTTCAACACTCTGTATCGCGTTTCAGACCCCGAACAGGTCTTCCTATATGCTGCCGTCGAGTTTGAGTTCACACCCCTGAGGGTGCAGGTCCCCGATGCCGTGTGCGATATGTGCGAATCTGCAATGGCTAAGTGGTATTGCCATTCCGACAG AGCGCACTTCTGCACCGATTGTGACATGAAGCAGCACGGGAGCACGAGGATTTTTTCAAGGCACATCAGGGTGCCATCTTCCAAGTCACCGAACCAGTTTGGACTGTGCGAACATCATCCAACTGAAGTCGTGGACATGGTCTGCCTGAAGGTACCGTCTCCAACAAAACAC tgCTCCTGTTTGCTCTGCAACAACTGCATACTCTTCGGAAAGCACAGCAAGCCCAGCTTCTTTGACCACCCCTTGATGTCAACTCTGGACACGTACGAGCTGTCGCTCGAGAAGAATTCTGACTCAgacgagaagctgaagtcGCGGAGGGACGAAATATCCGACAAGATCAAGAACTGCCACAACTCAACATCGCAAATATACGCAAACTCCAAGGGCGTGGAGAACAAGATAGACTACTGCAAGAAGATGCTCCTGCAGCAACTGGACGaaatgaaaaagaagaaaatgaaCTACTTGAACTCAATAGAGAGGGAAGTGACAACACAGTTGAACCTAATACAATGGATGCAG AACTTTCTACATCACATCATGTTATCTCTGGAACCCTGTAAGTTCATACAGTTTAAGGCCAAGTATGACCTACTCGTTAAGAAATACTTTACAAAGAACTTGAAAAACTATTTGGAGTTCCCTGTTTGGATGAACAAACGCCTGGTTCTGGTCGGGGAGACCAAGATTACCAGCTCACCCATCGGTAAGCTTTCGCAGATGTTTTCCAGTAACTCGTCCGTTAAACCCGAAGAGAAGCTCGAGTCTCAAAAACTTGATTTGGCATCGAGCTCGAACGAGAAGCTGGTTGATTGGACTCCACTGAACGTGTTCGACGACTTGAATGAGACCGTGGGCCGCATGAGTTGGCGCGACTTGAAAGGCCACTCGGGCGAAGACCACAAGTCGTCCAGTACCGCGTATAGCGAAACCAGCGAATATGCCCCGATCAGCACTGTGCAGAGCAACAGCAACGAGTTGGACGTTGTGTACTCATCCACCAAGTTGTGGCACTACCTTTCTGACCTAAAGATGGGAACGTCGATCCAGCTGTTGAAGCTGGTGGAAGTGCACGAGCGCAGTGCTCTGGTAAAACACGTCTTCTGTATGGCGAACTACTTTGAACAGCTACAGCAGCTGTTTACACATGTTTCAAACGTACGTTTTTATAGCAACATATTAGTGCTGATTCGTGCTCATCTTCTCTCC tACGAAATGGGCGGATTGGTAAACGATTTTGGGTACTGCGTGCTTCTGCGAAGCAGTGGACTTCTGAGTGACGTCCTGTCCTTTCTATTTTGTTCCAACTTCACCACGGAGGATAATCTTGACTTTTTGAAGCAGATGACCCTCCCTGTCGAAAATTACTTCAACATGTACCTCAAGTCGGTTTGCAATTCTACGCCCAGCGACGCCACTTCACAGGATTCTTTTGATCCCTCACTGAAGGAACACGTCGGCAACTGCATGGTGGAAATCGTTGCTAAGTTGGTTTCACTCGATGTCATATCGTTTCCGACGAGTTTTCAATACGTTTTCTACGCTCTCGCAGACCTGTTCCGCAAACTTAAGTCCCACTACAGGTGCTACGTTGTTGCGGACTTCCTGTTTTCGGTGCTGTCCAACTACCTACTGAGGTACCCAAATTATTACAGCATGGGCAACTTGTTAAACAGTAATGGCGCTGGTTCCAACGTCACAAACAATGCCGACGACAGTTTGAACAACGCCACCAACATGACTGGCGAGAACGAGATGTTCAACAACCTCAAGTCCTTTACGAGGGAGTTGAGCTTCAAGTTTGCCAGGGCCGCCATTGTCGTTTGGGAGCTCGACTCTCTCACGCTGACTGATTCCGAAGAGCTCAGGCAGTCCGAGAAGGTTTACGACTGGGCCGAGAAGATGCTCACCAAACCCCGACTCAAGTGCTCGCTGCAGTTGAGGACTCCGACTTCCGAGGAGCTCGAGGAGAGCCGGAGATACGTGCTTTCTCAGGCCTCCCGCTTCGAGAAGCGCCTCAACTCGGGCCAGGTTGACATTTCGTACAAGTACGCCAGTGAACTCACGAGCAAATACAACTTTTTCcacctttttaaaatggctAGCCAGATTCCAatctaa
- a CDS encoding lysyl-tRNA synthetase: MFLYRYYLSSILLLWSTSSTEPCLSYQISHVKVQHWLQGLNPLIYGPFRCNVRPYEHARMYRTPYLFNLNSLNLSRYNNGLNNSKTVVNSENYNAVYSQTSHESQSDEDNGLLPNDDSTQNNLKYKATDRAKLISHLCSYDDNPHLIQQIQSRLSNYEALINTFKVNPYPEVTANYYDEFTSVISENESLSNGEETEKCYKVYGRVESIRFDGHFMDIVNINRDFKNYTNAELIQKRLTRNNKLQVMFRLEEPILVDNGHYDRELSSSKDEDEMVLCKQIVGTVDIGDVLELYGNVKKTNSGEISIVPKRIKFLSKCLIPQPSKQHGLKDIETRFRLRHLDLMMNDKSRMYVLKRYHIIAKVRKFLTDNEYMEVETPILNHYGMGNLAESFETYYNKLEQKVKLRIAPEFSIKKLVLGLPFKKVFEIGKCFRNEGTSLIHSPEFTMVEIYEKMVDYNKMIQLFERIVDYVLSYDNLGTMYEVKWSRKRFDDAIEEYTGIDIKLYNKKRLEERLEELNEANQSSEQNSAEQSKGTFSTWGEVANEIFEKHVVPKLRYPVHITDMPLQISPLCYYDLKEEGMSDDGTSTSTTNSGHPTDCEGIADSVDPTKCRGSTDTDTNELNGNTDGTYGSECDSLTGDCKLFSNRFESYLGGMEVAHGCTEQCNPLILASRLVSNNGEATSEKGVETKHTGRNEVDREFMHSAFCGMEPMSGLGIGVDRLVMFATRAKNIKEIQPLPSLRKL, translated from the exons atgtttttatatCGATATTACTTATCgagtatattattattatggtCAACATCCTCGACTGAACCGTGCTTATCTTATCAGATAAGCCATGTTAAGGTTCAACATTGGCTCCAAGGACTAAATCCACTTATATATGGTCCGTTCAGATGCAATGTAAGGCCGTATGAACATGCTCGTATGTATCGCACACCTTaccttttcaatttaaattcCTTAAATTTATCTCGCTATAATAATGGTTTAAATAACTCGAAGACAGTTGTAAATAGTGAAAATTACAACGCAGTTTATTCACAAACATCACACGAATCGCAATCTGATGAAGATAATGGTTTATTACCAAATGATGATAGCacacaaaataatttaaaatataaagcAACAGACAGAGCGAAGCTAATATCGCACTTGTGCTCCTATGATGATAACCCGCACCTGATACAGCAGATTCAAAGCCGCCTGAGTAACTACGAGGCTTtgataaacacatttaaagtTAACCCGTATCCAGAAGTTACCGCTAACTATTATGACGAGTTTACAAGTGTTATTTCGGAAAATGAGTCGCTGAGTAACGGAGAAGAGACGGAGAAGTGTTACAAAGTATATGGAAGAGTGGAAAGTATAAGGTTTGACGGCCACTTCATGGACATAGTTAACATAAACagagattttaaaaactacaCAAACGCAGAATTAATTCAGAAAAGGTTGACGAGGAATAATAAGTTACAAGTAATGTTCAGATTGGAGGAACCAATATTGGTAGACAATGGGCATTATGATAGAGAATTGAGTAGTTCCAAGGATGAAGATGAGATGGTGCTGTGTAAGCAGATAGTGGGAACAGTGGACATAGGAGACGTGCTGGAACTGTACGGGAACGTAAAGAAGACGAATTCGGGGGAGATTTCAATAGTGCCCAAGAGGATTAAGTTTCTCTCAAAGTGCCTGATCCCGCAGCCGAGTAAGCAGCACGGACTGAAGGACATAGAGACGAGGTTCAGACTGAGGCACTTGGACCTGATGATGAACGATAAGAGTAGGATGTACGTGTTGAAGAGGTACCACATAATAGCGAAGGTCAGGAAGTTCCTGACTGACAACGAATACATGGAGGTGGAAACGCCTATACTGAACCACTATGGCATGGGAAACTTGGCAGAGTCGTTTGAAACGTACTACAACAAGCTGGAGCAGAAAGTAAAGCTGAGAATAGCACCAGAGTTTAGCATAAAGAAGTTGGTGCTAGGATTGCCGTTTAAGAAG GTTTTTGAAATTGGAAAGTGCTTCAGAAATGAGGGAACGAGCCTCATTCACTCGCCGGAGTTTACAATGGTTGaaatatatgaaaaaaTGGTAGACTATAACAAAATGATACAGCTGTTTGAAAGAATTGTCGACTACGTACTATCATATGATA ATTTGGGCACCATGTATGAAGTAAAGTGGTCCAGAAAGAGATTCGATGATGCAATAGAAGAATATACGGGGATAGACATAAAGCTGTATAATAAGAAAAGGTTGGAAGAAAGATTAGAAGAATTGAATGAAGCGAATCAGTCAAGTGAGCAGAACTCTGCAGAGCAATCGAAAGGCACTTTCAGTACCTGGGGAGAAGTGGCGAAtgaaatatttgaaaaGCACGTGGTGCCTAAGCTGAGGTACCCAGTCCATATAACAGATATGCCTTTGCAAATATCGCCACTGTGCTACTATGATTTGAAAGAAGAGGGTATGAGCGATGATGGCACCAGTACCAGTACTACTAATAGTGGCCATCCAACCGATTGTGAAGGCATTGCTGATAGTGTCGATCCAACAAAATGTAGAGGCAGTACTGATACTGACACAAATGAACTCAATGGCAATACTGATGGTACCTATGGAAGTGAATGCGATAGCCTTACTGGCGACTGTAAGCTCTTTAGCAACAGGTTTGAGAGCTACTTGGGAGGCATGGAAGTAGCGCACGGGTGCACAGAGCAGTGTAACCCACTGATACTGGCAAGTAGGTTGGTGAGTAACAACGGAGAAGCCACGTCGGAAAAAGGTGTGGAAACGAAACATACTGGACGCAATGAGGTCGACAGGGAGTTTATGCACAGCGCATTCTGCGGAATGGAACCCATGTCAGGCCTGGGAATAGGAGTGGACAGACTTGTGATGTTCGCAACGAGGGCAAAGAACATTAAGGAAATTCAGCCTCTTCCGAGCTTAAGGAAGCTTTGA
- a CDS encoding uncharacterized protein (prefoldin beta-like domain containing protein), with amino-acid sequence MASVDPLKATLKRLENERLTVLAQLDDISQDSTEHKLVLKNLAKLPNDRRCYRILGGIAIEKTVDEIKPDLNAHATRVICTIIYSVTLYTRT; translated from the exons ATGGCATCTGTAGATCCTCTGAAGGCGACTTTAAAACGTCTTGAAAACGAAAGGTTAACTGTGTTAGCACAACTCGACGACATTTCTCAGGATTCCACAGAACACAA aCTAGTTCTGAAGAACCTGGCCAAATTACCAAACGATAGGAGGTGTTATCGCATACTCGGTGGAATAGCTATTGAAAAAACTGTAGATGAGATAAAGCCTGACTTAAATGCTCACGCCACCAGGGTAATTTGCACAATCATATACTCAGTCACATTATATACACGTACATAA